CTTTTTTTTATCCCTGACAAACCCCAGCGGACTCAAGGGATCTTTAAGGCCGACGGTGGGCGGAATGCACCCCGCTTTTATCGATAAAGCCATGGCCGCGGTCCTTATCCCCCCTGATGAGAAACTTTCGCCGACAGCCCCTTTAATGGAGCCGATAACCGGTTTGCCGGCCGTGCTGCCGAATACGATGGAAAGCGCCTCGGCCTCAAGGGCGTCCAGCCGAATGCCGCCGTTGGCAGCGGCTGAGACGTAATCGATATCGCCGGGGGCGATGCCGGCGGATTCAAGCGCCCGTGTCATCGCCAGCACCGGTCCCCGGGGGTCTGACGGCCAGTCGGTGGGCGGGGCCGGCGCCGAGCTCAGGCCCCATCCGGCGATTTCACAATAAGGCTCGGCCCCCCGGGCTTCGGCCCGGGTCCGGGCCTCAAGGCATACCACCCCGGCACCTTCGCCGACCACCGGTCCGTTTCGCAAGGTGTCAAAGGGACGCGCCCCCTCGGGCCCGCCGTTTACCGGGGAAAGGGCCTTGAAATTCGTCAGGATTCTGAAGAAGAATTCTGACATAATATCCGTTCCGCCCGCCAGCATGACATCGGCACGCCCCCTTCTGATTTCGGTTGCCGCATAGGCGATGGCGGTCTCGGCCGAAGCCTCACGGTGATTCACGGTGGAATTGATCCCCCTGAACCCAAGCTCGATGGAAGTATGTCCGGCCGGCGCGTTCATCACGGTATTCGGCACCAGAAGGGGACTAGCCATCCCCGGGCCTTGGGTAAATAGAACCCCGGCAAACTGGACCGCGACCTCAGTGCTGCCGAAGGCGGTGCCCAGGACGATCCCCGTCCGATCCCGATTGGCGGCATCTATGCCGACCCCGGCATCATCCAGGGCCATCCTGGCGGATGCGGCCGCCATAGCGGAAATCCGGTCCATCTTGCGGAGGTTTTTTGTGGAGATGAAATCTCTGGGGGTAAAATCATTTACGGCCGCCCCCAGTTTGGACGCAAAAGGGGACGTATCAAAAGCCGCAATCGGGGAAATGCCGCAGTCGCCTTTAAAGAGCTTGCGCGCGAAAATCTCCTTTCCGGCGCCCAGGGGGGTCACCATGCCGATGCCGGATATGACCACGGGGCTACTCATGGACAATCCCCTTGGGGGTGTATCTTCCCAGAACGATGGCGGTGTTGTTCCCGCCGAAGGCAAAAGAATTGGAAAGAACGATATCCGCCTCCGCTTCCCGGGAGCCTTCGGCCACATAATCGAGATCACACTCCGGGTCGCGTTCGGTCAGGTGAATCGTCGGCGGCACAAACCGCCCAAAGATCCCCAGAACCGAGGCAACCCCTTCGATGGCGCCGGCCGCTCCCAGGGTGTGGCCCGTCATCGATTTGGTGGCACTCACCGGGATGTTATACGCCCGTTTGCCGAATACCGCCTTGATCCCCCTGGTTTCCATGAGATCATTGGCCGGTGTGGCCGTGCCATGGGCGTTGATGGCGTCCACCCGGTCGGGAGAAACGTTGCTGTCCTGCAAAGCGGCCGTAATGCAGCGCACGGCCCCGGAAGCCTGGGGGTCCGGCGCGGTCATGTGGTAGCTGTCGCAGCTTACCCCGTATCCCAGCAACTCCCCGTAGATTCTTGCCCCGCGCTTTTGCGCGTGGCTCAATGCCTCCAGGA
This is a stretch of genomic DNA from Desulfobacterales bacterium. It encodes these proteins:
- a CDS encoding beta-ketoacyl-[acyl-carrier-protein] synthase family protein, whose amino-acid sequence is MSSPVVISGIGMVTPLGAGKEIFARKLFKGDCGISPIAAFDTSPFASKLGAAVNDFTPRDFISTKNLRKMDRISAMAAASARMALDDAGVGIDAANRDRTGIVLGTAFGSTEVAVQFAGVLFTQGPGMASPLLVPNTVMNAPAGHTSIELGFRGINSTVNHREASAETAIAYAATEIRRGRADVMLAGGTDIMSEFFFRILTNFKALSPVNGGPEGARPFDTLRNGPVVGEGAGVVCLEARTRAEARGAEPYCEIAGWGLSSAPAPPTDWPSDPRGPVLAMTRALESAGIAPGDIDYVSAAANGGIRLDALEAEALSIVFGSTAGKPVIGSIKGAVGESFSSGGIRTAAMALSIKAGCIPPTVGLKDPLSPLGFVRDKKKDIPIKFGLVNGFSSGGTFVTLVLKKII